The Xanthocytophaga agilis DNA window TCCAGTCCAGATGTGTTTAACTTGCTATGTTTATATTTGGGATAAAGACTATCCATAAATGGTGTTTGTGCCTGGTCAATTGCAGAAACTTTAGAATCAGAGGCAATGCCCCATCCATCAAGAATAATGAGAATAACTTTCTTGTTCATGAAAAATATAAAGTTAACTATGTGATTATATAGATGTATTTTATGTATACTAGCACTATTTGTCAGTCATTACAAATACATATACTCTGGCAAAATAAAAGCAATAACAATAGTAAAGTTCAATACTCTGCATTTTTTGCAAACGTGCACAAATATAATTAATCTGATATCCTTCCTGTATAGAAATGATTGTTCAAACCACTACCTTTACATTCTATCGCGCTCCTTGGATAAAAGTAAGAGTAAATATCCTTTCTAAAGGAACTCGATGCATTGGCTATAAAAAATAGAAGCTTTGGCATAGTTTTAGCGATATACATACAGAACTCCTTATTCTTATTATGAACATGAGCAAAGTAAATAAAATCTTCCTGTGGTCGCTGGTGGTGAGTCTTATGATTGTAGCTTATGCTAAGCCTCAAGCACAGGATGATGTTTTTAATGGTGCAAAGGTGGCGCTGAAAAGTGGGAATGCAAGAGAACTAGCAAAATATTTTAACTCTAATATCGAACTGATTATTGAGTCTGAACATGTAGAGATGGACAAAGTTAGCCAAACTCAGGCAGAACTTATTTTACGTACATTCTTTCAGAAAAACCCTGCCAAAGACTTTGCCTACGTTCACCAGGGAGCATCTCCTGAAGGATCTAAGTATAGCACTGGTAGTTACATGTCTGGCTCTAAATCATATCTGGTTTATATTGTAGTAAAACAATTTGGAGGAAAATATATGATTGACCGAATTGATTTCAGAGAAAAAGGTTAGTCAAAAAAGCATTTCTCATAAAATAAAAAGTCCTCAACCATATGGTTGAGGACTTTTTATTTTATGTGTAGTATTTATCATCGAATTACCTGCAACCATCCACGACAGGATGCACCATCAGGAGACGTAAGCTTATAATAGTAAATAGCATTCTTCACATCAGTGGCATGCCAGTCATTCTGATATGATTCATCAGTATACACTGGACGCCCCCATTGATCTACAATCTCTACCTTCCAACCTTGTCTATATGTTTCAAAATAGGAATTGGAAGGGTGATTAGTAATAATATTAACAGGTAAGTTGACTGGGTTGACAGTTATATTCTTTGTGATGATTTCTTCGCAATGTCCCAGAAAAGCACGCAGAACAATCTGATAGTGAGCTATCTTGTCTTTGATGCCCAACGAAAGAGTATCACTGATAGGATGTACTACACCTAAGCTATCTATAAGTTGCCATTCAGCTGTGCTTCCATTAAGTTTATTTATCAATTGAATCCGGGTTTGTCCACCACACTCCGAAGAAGTTATAATATCAAAATCAGGTTCAAATGTATTAATACTTACTGTTGTACTCAACGTTTTGGTACAGCCATTCTCATCTGTTATAACTACAGTATAAGTGGTAGGTTGCGTAGGTTTTACGGTAGGGTTCGCTGATTGTGGATTATCCATATCTACAGATGGGCTCCATTCATAAGATATTCCTCCACTTGCACCTAATTTAATACTTTCTCCGGCACATATTACGGAGTCTTTCATTATAGTAAAGAGTGTTCCACTTACAACAACAGATTTACTTAGTGAATCGACTTTCTTGCATGTAAGTGGATTATAAGCCTTCAATGTAATGGTAAATTCGCCTAATCCATTTAATGTCAATTGAGGTGAAATTGCAGAAGAAACTACCTGACCATTTACAAGCCATTGGTATTGGGTAGCCCCTTCACTCAGATTAGCCACCTGTACCAGCCTGGGTGATCCACAAGAATCAGTTGATATAGTAAAATCAGCCTCCAGGTTGTCTAGGTTAATCTTGAAAGCAGCATTGTTACAACCATTAATGCCATTATTACTATCCAGTTCGCCATGATTCTTTTCAGAATAAGCCCCTACTGTCACAGGAAAAGTGTTACCATCCCGACAAGCACAAACTGCATGATAGATTGTTCCATCAGGGCTGAATCTGGAAGTCCCTCCATCTACATGGTTATCTCTGGCTGAAGAGCCAAAAAAGGTTCCATACAAAAGCTGTGAAGCGTTCTCATTCAAAATTGCCAGATAAAAAGAGTCTCCTTTTGGTCCATTAAGTGAATTAGAGGTAATCGGCATTTTTGAATTATCTGTACTAAGATACTGGTGTTGTATGCCACTTACAAAAAAAGTGTTCACATCACCACCCCAGCCAGCCAGATAGATAAACCCACATGCACTTCTCATAAACGCAGTAGGCGTTATTTCTGGTCTACCAATCCCTCCTCCAATAACAGTTGAAAATAAGGTCTTACTAAAAGTTTTATCTAGTGCATGAATAAACTGTCCACTCAAACGGTTGCTAAATGCACCTTGTGTTATTGTATATTCTCCAAGGGTAAGTCCAAATACATATACATTCTCATTCGGATCAATATCTATAAGATAACTTTGATCTGAATTACTTGTACCCATATACGATAGATGGGTGAGCTTTTGATTTTGAAAGCTTGCAACAAAGCCATCTTCTCTCCCGGAAAGAGAACTTTTAATCACACCCTGCGATGATGGTAAGTTGGAGCTACTGGTCCCACCGGTGATATATACAGTACCTGATGGCGCTATCCGAATAC harbors:
- a CDS encoding DUF4783 domain-containing protein, with product MSKVNKIFLWSLVVSLMIVAYAKPQAQDDVFNGAKVALKSGNARELAKYFNSNIELIIESEHVEMDKVSQTQAELILRTFFQKNPAKDFAYVHQGASPEGSKYSTGSYMSGSKSYLVYIVVKQFGGKYMIDRIDFREKG
- a CDS encoding gliding motility-associated C-terminal domain-containing protein, giving the protein MKFLLPLFLFISIASFASNALSPRFVRNDGQWDTDILYRAAIPGGFLFLKKNSLVYVFYHTGDVGRQHLGGIKHSTPASRQDVAVGGNEKDRIRAHGFEVSFQGASASTQLEGREEHTEKRNYFLGKDHSRWASNVPAFAEIIYKDIYPGINLRLFAQNGTFKYEFHVAAQANPEAIQMKYKGMNQLKLENGFLFTETSVNKVTETPPYTYQFTNKGVRHEVSSSFILNNSVVSFSFPKGYNRRSAMVIDPVLVFATYSGSYTDNWGYTATYDKDGNLYSGGIEFGTRFPATIGAFSTAFSGMTDVAILKYNPNLQGEESLIYATYLGGAETEMPESMITTSTNELIILGVTSSTDFPVTSDAYDQSFNGGTFANPVRVPYNNGSDLFVVKLNASASTLVGSTYLGGSSNDGLNQRDRFDDIGLDIFNYGDQIRGEVNLDAQENIYIASTTLSSDFPLANASQTQFIGLNEAVVCEFNPTLSNLVWSTYLGGNGFDAARGIRIAPSGTVYITGGTSSSNLPSSQGVIKSSLSGREDGFVASFQNQKLTHLSYMGTSNSDQSYLIDIDPNENVYVFGLTLGEYTITQGAFSNRLSGQFIHALDKTFSKTLFSTVIGGGIGRPEITPTAFMRSACGFIYLAGWGGDVNTFFVSGIQHQYLSTDNSKMPITSNSLNGPKGDSFYLAILNENASQLLYGTFFGSSARDNHVDGGTSRFSPDGTIYHAVCACRDGNTFPVTVGAYSEKNHGELDSNNGINGCNNAAFKINLDNLEADFTISTDSCGSPRLVQVANLSEGATQYQWLVNGQVVSSAISPQLTLNGLGEFTITLKAYNPLTCKKVDSLSKSVVVSGTLFTIMKDSVICAGESIKLGASGGISYEWSPSVDMDNPQSANPTVKPTQPTTYTVVITDENGCTKTLSTTVSINTFEPDFDIITSSECGGQTRIQLINKLNGSTAEWQLIDSLGVVHPISDTLSLGIKDKIAHYQIVLRAFLGHCEEIITKNITVNPVNLPVNIITNHPSNSYFETYRQGWKVEIVDQWGRPVYTDESYQNDWHATDVKNAIYYYKLTSPDGASCRGWLQVIR